GTAGCACACCGCCCCGCGCAGTGCCTTCCCACGAGGTATGCCCTCCGACACTGATCCCGGCGACGGCGTCGAACCGTCCGCCGGTTCCGATACCGACGCAGCGGCCGGCTTCGGCGCCCCCCAGTTCGACCTGGACAGCTCACGGGGCGTCCCAGACAGCTCACGAGTCGCCCCAGACAGCTCACGGGGCGTCCCCGACCACCGGGTCGGGCGAGCCGGGAGCCGAGGGGGCGACACCCTTCGGCTCGTGGGGATGGTTGTTTCCGGGGTGGCAGTGGTTCTCGGTGCGGCCTACGATTACCTCGTTTTGGGGGGAACTGAACCGCTGGCGTTCGGCTGGAACCCGACGCCGGTGGACTGGCTGTTTCTCCTTTCGCTGTCGGTCTTCGGTTGGCTCCTCGTATTTCCGCTCGTCCGAGACCGGGAACGCGCCGCCCGCTACGGTCGTCTCCTCCGGGCCGAGCCGCTCAGACTCGCGGCCGCCCTGTATCTCCTCGCGTTTTTCGTCGCCGGGCTCGTCGGAACGGTAGTAGGGAACACGATCTCTGAAGGGCTCGATCACGGATACCAGCCGCCCGTCTTCTTTTCGGTCCCGGACCACGTTCCGGTACAGTGTCTCGGTGCCGAGGCGGCCGGGCGGTGCCGCGGGAGCTTCCAGTATCCGCTGGGTACCGACGCCCACGGGAACGGCCTGATCGAACTCGTCGTGCTCGGTGCCGGCGTGAGCCTGCGCGTCGCGTTCGTCGTGGGGATGATCGCCGTTCCACTCGC
The Halalkaliarchaeum desulfuricum DNA segment above includes these coding regions:
- a CDS encoding ABC transporter permease; the protein is MPSDTDPGDGVEPSAGSDTDAAAGFGAPQFDLDSSRGVPDSSRVAPDSSRGVPDHRVGRAGSRGGDTLRLVGMVVSGVAVVLGAAYDYLVLGGTEPLAFGWNPTPVDWLFLLSLSVFGWLLVFPLVRDRERAARYGRLLRAEPLRLAAALYLLAFFVAGLVGTVVGNTISEGLDHGYQPPVFFSVPDHVPVQCLGAEAAGRCRGSFQYPLGTDAHGNGLIELVVLGAGVSLRVAFVVGMIAVPLALAVGVIAGYAGGRTDAVLMRYVDVQGTVPAFLVYIVLIYVYGRSLFLLVLVFGLLSWGGIARIVRSEVLQIRTEAYVAAALGQGAGRFRVLRRHVVPNVYDSLAVSATQAIPRILLIEAAISFMLLNDIGVASWGHTATMGLRHQHQFVHTWWISTIPIAFLAMTVLSITVLGDFFRDALDPTAGRPDAETDVDSAIGTEVDHSSGGTEAEPEVDRR